In one window of Caenimonas aquaedulcis DNA:
- a CDS encoding glycerate kinase has protein sequence MNWQKIFLPIAGAVLIVVAFQTYGWAGAALAVTAVAMYLLLHFNRLMHVLRRAADRPKGYVASAVMLNAKLKPGVNLLHVMAMTDSLGELISKEGEQPEMYRWTDPGDSHVTCEFAGGKLVKWTLYRPPQPDEASPPAAS, from the coding sequence ATGAACTGGCAAAAGATTTTCCTGCCCATCGCGGGCGCCGTCCTCATCGTGGTGGCCTTCCAGACCTACGGCTGGGCCGGCGCGGCGCTGGCCGTGACGGCGGTCGCCATGTACCTGCTGCTGCACTTCAACCGGCTCATGCACGTGCTCAGGCGCGCGGCCGATCGCCCGAAGGGCTATGTGGCCAGCGCGGTGATGCTGAACGCGAAGCTCAAGCCGGGCGTCAACCTGCTCCATGTGATGGCGATGACCGACTCGCTCGGCGAGCTCATCTCGAAGGAAGGCGAGCAGCCGGAGATGTACCGCTGGACGGACCCCGGCGACTCGCATGTGACCTGCGAGTTCGCGGGTGGCAAGCTCGTGAAATGGACGCTGTACCGCCCGCCCCAGCCCGACGAGGCCTCGCCGCCCGCCGCGTCTTAA
- a CDS encoding M23 family metallopeptidase — protein MKLDHRLLAIVAGSMVALGALGAVFAPPESAADIGRLRARSLQIPVQAVDATALADNYLQSREAGARTHEALDIPAPLGTPVVAVEDGRIAKLFLSKPGGITVYQFDPRSEFAYYYAHLDRYADGLKEGAQVRRGEVIGYVGTTGNAAGGAPHLHFAIFRLGPERQWWRGSPLNPFLVWRDAAH, from the coding sequence GTGAAGCTCGATCACCGGCTGCTCGCGATCGTCGCCGGTTCGATGGTGGCGCTCGGCGCGCTGGGCGCGGTGTTCGCACCGCCCGAAAGCGCGGCCGACATCGGCCGCCTGCGCGCACGTTCGCTGCAGATCCCGGTGCAGGCGGTCGATGCGACCGCACTCGCGGACAACTACCTGCAATCGCGCGAAGCCGGTGCGAGGACGCATGAGGCGCTCGACATTCCCGCGCCGCTCGGCACGCCGGTGGTCGCGGTGGAAGACGGCCGTATCGCCAAGCTCTTCCTGAGCAAGCCGGGCGGCATCACGGTCTACCAGTTCGATCCCCGCTCGGAATTCGCCTATTACTACGCGCATCTCGACCGCTATGCCGACGGATTGAAGGAAGGCGCGCAGGTCAGGCGCGGCGAAGTCATCGGCTACGTGGGCACCACGGGCAACGCCGCGGGCGGCGCGCCTCACCTGCACTTCGCGATCTTTCGCCTGGGCCCGGAGCGCCAGTGGTGGCGCGGCTCGCCGCTCAACCCCTTCCTCGTCTGGCGCGACGCGGCGCATTGA
- a CDS encoding carboxymuconolactone decarboxylase family protein: MPDDSNTASRQGSAQPWRERMPLPADSAMTPPQREAAQALIAGPRKGVYGPFLPLLRSPQLLDRVAKVGEYLRFESVLDARIREFATCIAARHVSNQFEWLMHAPLAVKAGVSAAAIEALRVGARPKGLPADEDAALDLAGELLTTHGASEPTYAAAVMHFGEQGVVELTTLVGYFVMVSWLMNVAHTPAQAGASGEGLPAFPL, from the coding sequence ATGCCCGATGATTCCAACACCGCCAGCCGCCAGGGCTCCGCGCAGCCGTGGCGCGAGCGCATGCCGCTGCCGGCGGATTCCGCGATGACGCCGCCGCAGCGTGAAGCCGCGCAGGCACTCATCGCCGGGCCGCGCAAAGGCGTGTACGGCCCCTTCCTGCCGCTGCTGCGCAGCCCGCAACTGCTCGACCGCGTCGCGAAGGTCGGCGAGTACCTGCGATTCGAGAGCGTGCTCGATGCGCGCATCCGCGAATTCGCGACCTGCATCGCGGCGCGGCACGTGAGCAACCAGTTCGAATGGTTGATGCATGCGCCGTTGGCCGTGAAGGCGGGCGTATCCGCCGCCGCGATCGAGGCCCTGCGCGTCGGCGCGCGGCCCAAAGGCCTCCCAGCCGATGAGGACGCGGCGCTCGATCTCGCGGGCGAGCTGCTCACCACGCACGGCGCGAGCGAACCGACCTACGCCGCGGCGGTGATGCATTTCGGAGAGCAGGGCGTCGTCGAACTCACGACGCTGGTCGGCTACTTCGTGATGGTGTCGTGGCTGATGAATGTGGCGCATACGCCTGCGCAGGCGGGTGCGAGTGGTGAGGGGCTGCCGGCGTTTCCGCTGTGA
- the waaF gene encoding lipopolysaccharide heptosyltransferase II, with protein MTEPLLRRLHARGERLTVGALPWVAPVYRAMPQVDEVIEFPFQHGGLQFKARRAIAKQVEGRFDTAYVLPNSLKSALLPFLASIPKRVGYLGEARVGLLTHRLKNPKNKPPMVAFYSALSGEKQGLEADRPRLTLAESDQQSALTAAGLQARGYYVFAPGAEYGPAKRWPATHFAELARSLDQPAVLLGSGKEAPLCEEIANAAPGRCINLAGKTPLLQAFALIACAKGVVSNDSGLMHVAAAFGVRQVAVFGSSSPLHTPPLNDNAAVLWLKQDPSYQPPLDCAPCFERECPLGHTRCLVDISPSAVLARFPAGA; from the coding sequence ATGACGGAACCGCTGCTGCGCCGCCTGCACGCGCGCGGTGAACGCCTCACGGTGGGCGCCCTGCCTTGGGTCGCGCCGGTCTACCGCGCGATGCCGCAGGTGGACGAAGTCATCGAATTTCCTTTCCAGCACGGCGGCCTGCAGTTCAAGGCGCGGCGCGCGATCGCCAAGCAGGTCGAAGGCCGCTTCGACACCGCATACGTGCTGCCCAATTCGCTCAAGAGCGCGCTGCTGCCCTTTCTCGCAAGCATCCCGAAGCGTGTCGGCTACCTGGGGGAGGCGCGCGTCGGCCTGCTCACGCACCGGCTCAAGAACCCGAAGAACAAGCCGCCGATGGTGGCGTTCTATTCCGCGCTGTCGGGCGAGAAGCAGGGGCTGGAGGCGGACAGGCCGCGGCTCACGCTGGCCGAGTCGGATCAGCAGTCTGCGCTCACCGCCGCCGGCCTGCAGGCACGCGGCTACTACGTCTTCGCGCCGGGCGCCGAGTACGGCCCCGCCAAGCGCTGGCCCGCCACGCACTTCGCCGAACTCGCCCGCTCGCTCGACCAACCCGCGGTGCTGCTCGGTTCCGGCAAGGAAGCCCCGCTGTGCGAAGAGATTGCCAACGCCGCCCCTGGCCGCTGCATCAACCTCGCCGGCAAGACGCCGCTGCTGCAGGCCTTCGCGTTGATCGCCTGCGCGAAAGGCGTCGTCAGCAACGACTCCGGCCTGATGCACGTGGCCGCGGCGTTCGGCGTCCGGCAGGTCGCGGTGTTCGGCTCCTCGAGCCCGCTGCATACGCCGCCCCTCAACGACAACGCCGCGGTGCTGTGGCTCAAACAGGATCCGTCCTACCAGCCGCCGCTGGATTGCGCGCCGTGCTTCGAGCGCGAATGCCCGCTCGGCCACACGCGCTGCCTGGTGGACATCAGCCCTTCGGCAGTTCTTGCACGATTTCCTGCAGGCGCGTGA
- a CDS encoding zinc-finger domain-containing protein, which yields MTATTAKKESVVELLAKELNANGGVFCPSPIAGMKLWNTHPRIFLDVASTGAAKCAYCGTVYKLKEGEHFGGHH from the coding sequence ATGACAGCCACCACCGCCAAGAAGGAGTCCGTCGTCGAGTTGCTGGCGAAGGAGTTGAACGCCAACGGCGGCGTCTTCTGCCCGAGCCCGATCGCCGGCATGAAGCTCTGGAATACCCACCCGCGCATCTTCCTCGACGTCGCCAGCACCGGCGCCGCGAAGTGCGCGTACTGCGGCACGGTCTACAAGCTGAAAGAGGGCGAGCATTTCGGCGGCCACCACTAG
- a CDS encoding YbfB/YjiJ family MFS transporter: MANQESTAGPSPVAVCFAGMLALAVAMGIGRFAFTPMLPLMIQGAGLDVASGGWIAAANYAGYLVGALTASRVPMGAVRLGIVALLATALLTAAMALPGPAVLWAVLRFAAGVASAWVFVSTAVWCLGALARMHRAAWGGAVYFGVGAGIALAGLWCLAGGVAGASPAALWIQLGLLAAALMVPVVIVMRKVGEAPPPAAASAAPSPPPPGTTGLVISYGAFGFGYILPATFLPVLARSVVEDPRLFGLAWPVFGAMAAVSTLLASWFMRRASRLQVWSAAHMLMGLGVLLPSVSASGTAIALSALLVGGTFMVITMAGVQEIRARAVGDPTRWVARMTGAFALGQIAGPMVSSMLLHLPLHGMNGLNLALQAGAAALWLSGAWLWREAGFSLTRERMSHAR, encoded by the coding sequence ATGGCAAACCAGGAATCGACAGCCGGCCCCTCACCCGTCGCGGTGTGCTTCGCGGGGATGCTCGCGCTCGCGGTGGCGATGGGCATCGGCCGCTTCGCGTTCACGCCGATGCTGCCGCTGATGATCCAGGGCGCGGGGCTCGACGTCGCCAGCGGCGGCTGGATTGCCGCGGCCAATTACGCGGGGTACCTCGTCGGTGCGCTGACCGCCTCGCGCGTGCCGATGGGCGCGGTGCGGCTGGGCATCGTCGCGTTGCTGGCGACGGCGCTGCTCACTGCCGCCATGGCCCTGCCCGGTCCGGCCGTCCTCTGGGCGGTGCTGCGTTTCGCGGCAGGCGTCGCGAGCGCATGGGTTTTCGTCAGCACGGCCGTCTGGTGCCTGGGCGCACTGGCACGGATGCATCGCGCGGCGTGGGGCGGAGCGGTGTACTTCGGCGTCGGCGCGGGCATCGCCCTCGCCGGGCTGTGGTGCCTGGCGGGCGGCGTCGCCGGTGCGTCGCCGGCCGCCTTGTGGATCCAGCTGGGTCTGCTGGCGGCGGCGTTGATGGTCCCCGTGGTGATCGTCATGCGCAAAGTCGGCGAGGCACCACCGCCCGCGGCGGCCTCGGCCGCGCCTTCGCCCCCCCCGCCGGGCACCACGGGCCTCGTCATCAGCTACGGCGCGTTCGGCTTCGGCTACATCCTGCCCGCCACCTTTCTTCCGGTGCTCGCGCGCTCGGTCGTGGAAGACCCGCGGCTCTTCGGCCTCGCCTGGCCCGTGTTCGGGGCGATGGCGGCCGTGTCCACGCTGCTCGCGAGCTGGTTCATGCGCCGCGCATCGCGCCTGCAGGTCTGGTCCGCGGCGCACATGCTGATGGGCCTGGGCGTGCTGCTGCCCAGCGTGTCAGCGAGCGGTACCGCGATCGCGCTTTCCGCACTGCTCGTCGGCGGCACCTTCATGGTGATCACGATGGCGGGCGTGCAGGAGATCCGCGCCCGCGCCGTGGGCGACCCGACGCGATGGGTCGCGCGGATGACCGGCGCGTTCGCGCTGGGGCAGATCGCGGGGCCCATGGTGTCGTCGATGCTGCTGCACCTGCCGCTGCACGGCATGAACGGCTTGAACCTCGCGCTGCAGGCGGGCGCCGCAGCCCTGTGGCTGAGCGGCGCGTGGTTGTGGCGCGAAGCCGGCTTCTCACTCACTCGCGAAAGGATGTCCCATGCCCGATGA
- a CDS encoding sensor histidine kinase, giving the protein MVAWRARFRVPLYLRIWIAVVLAVGLLTVAFGFLWRANTEQAPEREVIIRNEAGDVLGQVKTRPVRMPGQGVEFQVAMNDGRTLVVQLPPRPRQPGEGPPGRPWFRGPSSLLWLLGIVAIAVAIGTYPIIRRLTLRLDHLRQGVERWGEGDLSVRINESGSDELAFLAQRFNHAAERVETLLKSHKSLLANASHELRSPLARIRMGLELMDPQTSPAFQDEIRRNIGELDQLVDEILLASRLDAKETDVGTFESIDLTGLVAEECARAGAELVPSPDPQPLVVQGVSKLLRRAIRNLLENARRYSDGEVTVEVSREQGEAVVRVRDQGPGVPPAERERIFEPFYRLAGASERSGGVGLGLALVRSITQRHHGTVQCVDQPGGGACFVLRVPCDRV; this is encoded by the coding sequence GTGGTCGCCTGGCGCGCGCGGTTTCGCGTCCCCCTCTACCTGCGCATCTGGATCGCGGTCGTGCTGGCCGTGGGCCTGCTCACGGTGGCATTCGGCTTTCTCTGGCGCGCGAACACCGAACAGGCGCCGGAGCGCGAGGTGATCATCCGCAACGAAGCGGGCGACGTGCTGGGCCAGGTGAAGACGCGCCCGGTGCGCATGCCCGGCCAGGGCGTGGAGTTCCAGGTGGCGATGAACGATGGCCGCACGCTCGTCGTGCAGCTGCCGCCGCGGCCTCGCCAGCCGGGTGAAGGCCCGCCCGGGCGTCCGTGGTTCCGCGGGCCGAGCAGCCTGCTGTGGCTGCTGGGCATCGTCGCCATCGCGGTGGCGATCGGCACCTACCCCATCATCCGGCGGCTCACGCTGCGGCTCGATCACTTGCGCCAGGGCGTGGAACGCTGGGGCGAGGGCGACCTGTCCGTGCGCATCAACGAGTCGGGCTCGGACGAGCTCGCCTTCCTCGCGCAGCGCTTCAACCACGCAGCCGAGCGCGTGGAGACGCTGCTGAAGTCGCACAAGTCGCTGCTCGCCAATGCGTCGCACGAATTGCGCTCGCCGCTCGCGCGCATCCGCATGGGGCTGGAGCTGATGGACCCGCAGACCTCGCCGGCGTTCCAGGACGAGATCCGCCGCAACATCGGCGAGCTCGACCAGCTCGTCGACGAGATCCTGCTCGCGAGCCGCCTCGACGCGAAGGAGACCGACGTCGGCACCTTCGAATCGATCGACCTGACCGGCCTCGTCGCGGAAGAATGCGCGCGCGCCGGTGCGGAACTCGTGCCCAGCCCCGATCCGCAACCGCTCGTCGTGCAAGGCGTCTCCAAGTTGCTGCGCCGCGCGATCCGCAACCTGCTCGAGAACGCGCGCCGCTACAGCGACGGCGAGGTGACGGTGGAGGTCAGCCGCGAGCAGGGCGAGGCCGTCGTGCGGGTCCGGGACCAAGGGCCTGGCGTTCCCCCCGCGGAACGCGAGCGGATTTTCGAGCCCTTCTACCGGCTCGCGGGCGCGAGCGAGCGCTCGGGCGGCGTCGGCCTCGGCCTGGCGCTGGTGCGCTCGATCACGCAGCGCCACCACGGCACCGTGCAGTGCGTGGACCAGCCCGGCGGCGGTGCATGCTTTGTTCTACGTGTGCCGTGCGACCGGGTGTAA
- a CDS encoding DUF4166 domain-containing protein: protein MSEPSLYERVMGDSYQRLASPVRAFHRLSGRHVLTGEVRTHAPQTWLARLLAWGLGTPTTDGGGAIRFELDATPRAETWTRHFPAKTMTSTLRASGNSVVEHLGVSRLTFHLHEQDTRLEMRLVRLRFLGLPCPRWLMPDIVAVESGEGSRFQFEVQARVPIAGLVARYAGHLMLPAELTAETPAAPHHSHPPAQAYAPHSSATTPSRSSRPAS from the coding sequence ATGAGCGAACCCAGCCTCTATGAGCGCGTGATGGGTGACAGCTACCAGCGGCTCGCATCGCCGGTGCGCGCGTTCCACCGATTGTCAGGACGCCATGTGCTCACGGGCGAGGTGCGTACGCATGCGCCCCAAACGTGGCTCGCGCGGCTGCTGGCATGGGGTCTCGGCACGCCCACGACGGACGGCGGCGGAGCGATCCGCTTCGAGCTCGACGCCACGCCGCGAGCCGAGACATGGACGCGGCACTTTCCTGCGAAGACGATGACCTCCACCTTGCGTGCATCGGGCAACTCCGTCGTCGAGCACCTCGGCGTGTCCCGGCTCACTTTCCACTTGCACGAACAGGACACGCGCCTGGAAATGCGTCTGGTGCGCCTGCGCTTTCTCGGGCTGCCCTGCCCGCGCTGGCTGATGCCCGACATCGTCGCGGTCGAGAGCGGCGAAGGGAGCCGCTTCCAGTTCGAGGTGCAGGCACGCGTGCCGATCGCGGGCCTCGTGGCGCGCTACGCGGGGCACCTGATGCTGCCTGCGGAGCTCACAGCGGAAACGCCGGCAGCCCCTCACCACTCGCACCCGCCTGCGCAGGCGTATGCGCCACATTCATCAGCCACGACACCATCACGAAGTAGCCGACCAGCGTCGTGA
- a CDS encoding saccharopine dehydrogenase family protein yields MSGYRVLVLGGYGFFGSRLVERLARQGGLHIFAAGRSGDKARASVEGLACAPATLVEGIELDAMSGDFASSLAHLQPAAVVHCCGPFQGQDYRVAQACIAQGAHYIDLADARAFVAGISALHAAAEGARVLVTSGASSVPALSSAVVDALTRGMQSVDSIDIGISPGNRTERGLSTVRAILGYCGKRLETPSGNSAWGWGTSYRHAYGHPVGRRFLSPCDVPDLALLPGRYAGAPSVRFGAGLELPFLHLGMNAMALMARWGIVRDWSAHAALLKRIADGFRHAGSDAGAMHVEVRGRSPEGDRTTRRWELLATHGDGPYVPTLAAAALVRQLATGHPPPIGAMRCMGLLSLDDFVREANGLHIHMTDAA; encoded by the coding sequence ATGTCCGGTTACCGCGTGCTCGTCCTGGGAGGGTATGGCTTCTTCGGCAGCCGGCTGGTCGAGCGGCTGGCGCGCCAGGGCGGCCTGCACATCTTCGCCGCGGGCCGGTCGGGCGACAAGGCCCGGGCATCGGTCGAGGGCCTGGCATGCGCCCCCGCAACGCTCGTGGAAGGCATCGAGCTCGACGCCATGTCCGGCGACTTCGCGTCCTCCCTCGCGCATCTGCAGCCCGCCGCGGTGGTCCATTGCTGCGGGCCTTTCCAGGGACAGGACTATCGCGTCGCGCAGGCGTGCATCGCACAGGGTGCGCATTACATCGATCTCGCGGATGCGCGCGCCTTCGTCGCCGGGATCTCCGCATTGCATGCGGCGGCCGAAGGAGCGCGCGTGCTGGTCACCAGCGGCGCGAGTTCCGTGCCCGCGCTGTCCAGCGCAGTGGTCGACGCGTTGACGCGCGGCATGCAATCGGTGGACTCGATCGACATCGGCATTAGCCCGGGCAACCGCACCGAACGCGGCTTGTCCACGGTGCGGGCCATCCTCGGTTATTGCGGCAAGCGCCTGGAGACGCCGTCGGGCAATTCGGCGTGGGGGTGGGGCACGAGCTATCGCCACGCGTACGGACACCCGGTGGGCAGGAGGTTTCTCTCGCCTTGCGACGTCCCCGACCTCGCCCTCCTGCCCGGCCGCTATGCCGGCGCGCCCAGCGTGCGCTTCGGCGCGGGCCTCGAACTCCCTTTTCTTCACCTCGGAATGAATGCCATGGCGCTGATGGCACGGTGGGGCATCGTGCGCGACTGGTCGGCGCATGCGGCGCTTTTGAAGCGGATCGCGGATGGGTTCCGCCACGCGGGTAGCGACGCGGGCGCGATGCATGTCGAAGTCCGTGGCCGTTCACCTGAAGGAGATCGAACCACGCGGCGATGGGAACTGCTGGCCACGCACGGCGATGGCCCCTACGTCCCGACGCTGGCGGCGGCTGCACTGGTGCGCCAACTGGCCACCGGACATCCACCCCCCATCGGGGCCATGCGTTGCATGGGCCTGCTCTCGCTCGACGACTTCGTGCGCGAAGCAAACGGTCTGCACATCCACATGACTGACGCGGCATGA
- a CDS encoding response regulator transcription factor — MQQLLMIEDDARLAQMVGEYLERSGFGVTHAIDAKAGLALLQEPPSGAAPELVILDLMLPDMDGLEVCRRLRSLPGEAGQIPVLMLTAKGDPMDRIVGLELGADDYLPKPFEPRELLARIRAILRRRTEGPQPAAKLLRFGTLEIDRDARTVVVNGKPAELTSYQFDLLMTLAERAGRVLTRDQIMEAVRGRELEAFDRSIDVHMGRIRAAIESDAKNPKRILTVRGVGYVFAKQQD; from the coding sequence ATGCAACAACTGCTGATGATCGAAGACGACGCCCGCCTGGCGCAGATGGTGGGCGAGTACCTGGAGCGATCGGGCTTCGGCGTCACCCACGCGATCGACGCCAAGGCCGGCCTCGCGCTGCTGCAGGAGCCGCCCTCGGGCGCGGCGCCCGAGCTCGTCATCCTGGACCTGATGCTGCCCGACATGGACGGGCTGGAAGTCTGCCGCCGCCTGCGCTCGCTGCCGGGCGAGGCGGGGCAGATCCCCGTGCTCATGCTCACCGCCAAGGGCGACCCGATGGACCGCATCGTCGGGCTGGAGCTCGGCGCGGACGACTACCTGCCCAAGCCCTTCGAGCCGCGCGAATTGCTCGCGCGCATCCGCGCCATCCTGCGCCGCCGCACCGAAGGCCCGCAGCCCGCCGCGAAACTGCTGCGCTTCGGCACGCTGGAGATCGACCGCGACGCGCGCACCGTCGTCGTGAACGGCAAGCCGGCGGAGCTCACGTCCTACCAGTTCGACCTGCTGATGACGCTCGCCGAGCGCGCCGGCCGCGTGCTCACGCGCGACCAGATCATGGAAGCCGTGCGCGGCCGCGAGCTCGAGGCCTTCGACCGCTCGATCGACGTGCACATGGGCCGCATCCGCGCGGCGATCGAGTCGGACGCCAAGAACCCGAAGCGCATCCTCACCGTGCGCGGCGTGGGCTACGTCTTCGCCAAGCAGCAGGACTGA
- a CDS encoding branched-chain amino acid transaminase, which translates to MSVVPSMADRDGKIWMDGELVEWRDAKIHVLTHTLHYGCGAFEGVRAYNTVNGTAIFRLQEHTERLFNSAKILRMAIPFTKEQVNEAQKQTVRANKLESCYIRPLTWIGSQKLGVSPKGNQIHLMVAAWAWGAYLGEEGMKRGIRVKTSSYTRHHVNITMTQAKAVSNYTNSILANMEALDDGYDEALLLDSTGFVSEGAGENIFVIKGGVIYTPDLSAGALNGITRNTVFHIAKDLGLEIVQKRITRDEVYIADEAFFTGTAAEVTPIRELDRIEIGAGSRGPITEKIQTAFFDIVNGRNPKYAHWLTKV; encoded by the coding sequence ATGAGCGTTGTACCCAGCATGGCCGACCGTGACGGCAAGATCTGGATGGATGGCGAGCTGGTGGAATGGCGCGACGCCAAGATCCACGTGCTCACCCACACCTTGCACTACGGATGCGGCGCCTTCGAAGGTGTCCGGGCCTACAACACGGTGAACGGCACGGCGATCTTCCGCCTGCAGGAGCACACCGAGCGCCTCTTCAACAGCGCCAAGATCCTGCGCATGGCCATCCCCTTCACCAAGGAGCAGGTCAACGAGGCGCAGAAGCAGACCGTGCGCGCGAACAAGCTGGAGAGCTGCTACATCCGACCGCTCACCTGGATCGGCTCGCAGAAGCTCGGCGTGAGCCCCAAGGGCAACCAGATCCACCTGATGGTCGCCGCCTGGGCCTGGGGCGCGTACCTGGGAGAGGAAGGCATGAAGCGCGGCATCCGCGTGAAGACCTCCAGCTACACGCGCCACCACGTCAACATCACCATGACGCAGGCGAAGGCGGTGAGCAACTACACCAACTCCATCCTCGCGAACATGGAGGCGCTGGACGACGGCTACGACGAGGCGCTGCTGCTCGACAGCACGGGCTTCGTGTCGGAAGGCGCGGGCGAGAACATCTTCGTGATCAAGGGCGGCGTGATCTACACGCCGGACCTCTCGGCCGGCGCGCTCAACGGCATCACGCGCAACACCGTGTTCCACATCGCCAAGGACCTGGGCCTGGAGATCGTGCAAAAGCGCATCACGCGCGACGAGGTCTACATCGCCGACGAGGCTTTCTTCACCGGCACCGCCGCCGAAGTGACGCCGATTCGCGAGCTCGACCGTATCGAGATCGGCGCGGGCTCGCGCGGCCCGATCACGGAGAAGATCCAGACGGCGTTCTTCGACATCGTGAACGGCCGCAACCCGAAATACGCCCACTGGCTCACGAAGGTTTGA
- a CDS encoding LysR family transcriptional regulator produces MRTIDLDSLEIFRAVVSEGGIIRAASKLNRVQSNVTTRIKQLEERLGLQLFRRQGRALVLSPEGELLLSYTQRLFRLADEAESELRTGKPIGVFRIGSLESTAGSRLAPILSKFHRQYPAVVVELVTGTTGALVQRVTNFEIEAAFVSEPFTAPGLNKLKVFDEELVLITAKDFAPVTRPADLSGATLIAFANGCSYRKRLEEWLGGSGVMPARTMEFGSYQAMIACVAAGTGFALVPRSLLVALRSASDVRQHEVPARVRRNHTHLVWHGTASTALTRLQEIVQELPKG; encoded by the coding sequence ATGAGAACGATCGACCTGGACTCGCTGGAGATCTTCCGCGCCGTCGTGAGCGAGGGCGGCATCATCCGCGCGGCGAGCAAGCTCAACCGCGTGCAGTCCAACGTCACGACGCGGATCAAGCAGCTCGAGGAGCGCCTCGGGCTGCAGCTCTTCCGCCGCCAGGGCCGCGCGCTGGTGCTGTCGCCCGAAGGCGAACTGCTGCTCTCCTATACGCAGCGCCTGTTCCGCCTCGCCGACGAGGCCGAGAGCGAGCTGCGCACGGGCAAGCCGATCGGCGTCTTTCGCATCGGCTCGCTGGAGAGCACGGCGGGCAGCCGGCTCGCGCCCATCCTCTCCAAGTTCCACCGGCAATACCCGGCCGTCGTCGTGGAACTGGTGACCGGCACCACCGGCGCGCTGGTCCAGCGCGTGACGAATTTCGAGATCGAGGCGGCGTTCGTGTCCGAGCCCTTCACCGCGCCGGGACTGAACAAGCTCAAGGTCTTCGATGAAGAGCTGGTGCTCATCACCGCGAAGGACTTCGCGCCGGTGACGCGCCCCGCGGACTTGTCCGGCGCCACGCTGATCGCCTTCGCGAATGGCTGCTCGTACCGCAAGCGGCTGGAGGAGTGGCTGGGCGGCTCGGGCGTGATGCCTGCGCGCACGATGGAGTTCGGCTCCTACCAGGCGATGATCGCCTGCGTCGCGGCCGGCACGGGCTTCGCGCTGGTGCCCCGCTCGCTGCTGGTCGCGCTGCGTTCAGCGAGCGACGTGCGCCAGCACGAAGTGCCCGCGCGCGTCCGGCGAAACCACACGCATCTCGTGTGGCACGGCACCGCATCGACGGCGCTCACGCGCCTGCAGGAAATCGTGCAAGAACTGCCGAAGGGCTGA